In Juglans microcarpa x Juglans regia isolate MS1-56 chromosome 8D, Jm3101_v1.0, whole genome shotgun sequence, the following are encoded in one genomic region:
- the LOC121242795 gene encoding peroxidase 47 isoform X1: MTSLDLVKMVTGNFLGVVVLLEMIVSGSRFGANGMSMNYYMMSCPFAEPIVKNTVIRALQADPTLAAALLRMHFHDCFIEGCDGSILVDSTKDNTAEKDSPANLSLRGYEVIDDAKEELEERCPGVVSCADILAMAARDAVFWAGGPVYDIPKGRKDGRRSQMKDTINLPAPFFNASQLVKMFGQHGFSVQEVVALSGAHTLGVARCSSFKSRLSAADPNLDADFANTLSKTCSAGDNAEQPFDSTRNSFDNFYFNALQRKAGVLGSDQTLYATPRTRGIVNGYAMNEAMFFFDFQQAMLKMSTLDVKEGSKGEVRESCRKINLYIYIYIYII, encoded by the exons ATGACATCTCTGGATTTAGTTAAGATGGTCACTGGGAATTTTCTTGGTGTAGTTGTACTATTGGAGATGATAGTGAGCGGTTCTAGATTTGGAGCAAACGGTATGAGTATGAATTATTATATGATGAGTTGCCCATTCGCTGAACCAATTGTGAAGAATACTGTCATAAGAGCTTTGCAAGCCGACCCTACCCTGGCAGCCGCCCTTCTTAGAATGCATTTCCACGATTGCTTCAtagag GGATGTGATGGGTCGATTCTGGTTGATTCGACAAAGGATAACACAGCAGAGAAGGACTCCCCTGCAAATTTGAGCTTGCGGGGATATGAAGTTATTGATGATGCAAAAGAGGAGCTTGAGGAACGATGCCCGGGCGTAGTCTCATGCGCTGACATTCTTGCGATGGCTGCCAGAGATGCAGTGTTCTGG GCTGGGGGTCCAGTATATGACATACCAAAGGGACGAAAGGACGGTAGGAGGTCTCAAATGAAAGACACAATCAATCTTCCTGCACCCTTCTTCAATGCCTCTCAACTCGTTAAGATGTTCGGGCAGCATGGTTTTAGCGTCCAAGAAGTGGTGGCTCTTTCGG GGGCACATACACTAGGAGTGGCAAGATGTTCATCATTCAAATCCAGACTGAGTGCTGCGGATCCAAATTTAGATGCAGATTTTGCAAATACATTGTCCAAGACATGCAGTGCTGGCGATAATGCTGAGCAACCCTTTGATTCGACGAGGAACAGTTTCGATAATTTCTACTTCAATGCATTGCAAAGGAAAGCCGGGGTGCTTGGTTCAGATCAAACATTGTATGCGACACCTAGAACAAGAGGCATCGTCAATGGCTATGCGATGAACGAAGCCATGttcttctttgatttccaacaGGCAATGCTCAAAATGAGTACACTTGATGTTAAGGAAGGATCAAAAGGCGAAGTACGAGAATCTTGCCGTAAAATTAACT
- the LOC121242795 gene encoding peroxidase 47 isoform X3 — MTSLDLVKMVTGNFLGVVVLLEMIVSGSRFGANGMSMNYYMMSCPFAEPIVKNTVIRALQADPTLAAALLRMHFHDCFIEGCDGSILVDSTKDNTAEKDSPANLSLRGYEVIDDAKEELEERCPGVVSCADILAMAARDAVFWAGGPVYDIPKGRKDGRRSQMKDTINLPAPFFNASQLVKMFGQHGFSVQEVVALSGAHTLGVARCSSFKSRLSAADPNLDADFANTLSKTCSAGDNAEQPFDSTRNSFDNFYFNALQRKAGVLGSDQTLYATPRTRGIVNGYAMNEAMFFFDFQQAMLKMSTLDVKEGSKGEVRESCRKIN, encoded by the exons ATGACATCTCTGGATTTAGTTAAGATGGTCACTGGGAATTTTCTTGGTGTAGTTGTACTATTGGAGATGATAGTGAGCGGTTCTAGATTTGGAGCAAACGGTATGAGTATGAATTATTATATGATGAGTTGCCCATTCGCTGAACCAATTGTGAAGAATACTGTCATAAGAGCTTTGCAAGCCGACCCTACCCTGGCAGCCGCCCTTCTTAGAATGCATTTCCACGATTGCTTCAtagag GGATGTGATGGGTCGATTCTGGTTGATTCGACAAAGGATAACACAGCAGAGAAGGACTCCCCTGCAAATTTGAGCTTGCGGGGATATGAAGTTATTGATGATGCAAAAGAGGAGCTTGAGGAACGATGCCCGGGCGTAGTCTCATGCGCTGACATTCTTGCGATGGCTGCCAGAGATGCAGTGTTCTGG GCTGGGGGTCCAGTATATGACATACCAAAGGGACGAAAGGACGGTAGGAGGTCTCAAATGAAAGACACAATCAATCTTCCTGCACCCTTCTTCAATGCCTCTCAACTCGTTAAGATGTTCGGGCAGCATGGTTTTAGCGTCCAAGAAGTGGTGGCTCTTTCGG GGGCACATACACTAGGAGTGGCAAGATGTTCATCATTCAAATCCAGACTGAGTGCTGCGGATCCAAATTTAGATGCAGATTTTGCAAATACATTGTCCAAGACATGCAGTGCTGGCGATAATGCTGAGCAACCCTTTGATTCGACGAGGAACAGTTTCGATAATTTCTACTTCAATGCATTGCAAAGGAAAGCCGGGGTGCTTGGTTCAGATCAAACATTGTATGCGACACCTAGAACAAGAGGCATCGTCAATGGCTATGCGATGAACGAAGCCATGttcttctttgatttccaacaGGCAATGCTCAAAATGAGTACACTTGATGTTAAGGAAGGATCAAAAGGCGAAGTACGAGAATCTTGCCGTAAAATTAACT
- the LOC121242795 gene encoding peroxidase 47 isoform X2: MTSLDLVKMVTGNFLGVVVLLEMIVSGSRFGANGMSMNYYMMSCPFAEPIVKNTVIRALQADPTLAAALLRMHFHDCFIEGCDGSILVDSTKDNTAEKDSPANLSLRGYEVIDDAKEELEERCPGVVSCADILAMAARDAVFWAGGPVYDIPKGRKDGRRSQMKDTINLPAPFFNASQLVKMFGQHGFSVQEVVALSGAHTLGVARCSSFKSRLSAADPNLDADFANTLSKTCSAGDNAEQPFDSTRNSFDNFYFNALQRKAGVLGSDQTLYATPRTRGIVNGYAMNEAMFFFDFQQAMLKMSTLDVKEGSKGEVRESCRKINS; encoded by the exons ATGACATCTCTGGATTTAGTTAAGATGGTCACTGGGAATTTTCTTGGTGTAGTTGTACTATTGGAGATGATAGTGAGCGGTTCTAGATTTGGAGCAAACGGTATGAGTATGAATTATTATATGATGAGTTGCCCATTCGCTGAACCAATTGTGAAGAATACTGTCATAAGAGCTTTGCAAGCCGACCCTACCCTGGCAGCCGCCCTTCTTAGAATGCATTTCCACGATTGCTTCAtagag GGATGTGATGGGTCGATTCTGGTTGATTCGACAAAGGATAACACAGCAGAGAAGGACTCCCCTGCAAATTTGAGCTTGCGGGGATATGAAGTTATTGATGATGCAAAAGAGGAGCTTGAGGAACGATGCCCGGGCGTAGTCTCATGCGCTGACATTCTTGCGATGGCTGCCAGAGATGCAGTGTTCTGG GCTGGGGGTCCAGTATATGACATACCAAAGGGACGAAAGGACGGTAGGAGGTCTCAAATGAAAGACACAATCAATCTTCCTGCACCCTTCTTCAATGCCTCTCAACTCGTTAAGATGTTCGGGCAGCATGGTTTTAGCGTCCAAGAAGTGGTGGCTCTTTCGG GGGCACATACACTAGGAGTGGCAAGATGTTCATCATTCAAATCCAGACTGAGTGCTGCGGATCCAAATTTAGATGCAGATTTTGCAAATACATTGTCCAAGACATGCAGTGCTGGCGATAATGCTGAGCAACCCTTTGATTCGACGAGGAACAGTTTCGATAATTTCTACTTCAATGCATTGCAAAGGAAAGCCGGGGTGCTTGGTTCAGATCAAACATTGTATGCGACACCTAGAACAAGAGGCATCGTCAATGGCTATGCGATGAACGAAGCCATGttcttctttgatttccaacaGGCAATGCTCAAAATGAGTACACTTGATGTTAAGGAAGGATCAAAAGGCGAAGTACGAGAATCTTGCCGTAAAATTAACTCATGA